The Blastopirellula sediminis sequence CAGTTCCGGGCGCTCGTTTTGTTCGCACGGGGCGAATATCACGAAGCAGCGGAGGTCCTGTACTCGGTCCTCGCCGTCAGCCAGGGTTGGGACGGAGCGACGGTCGCCAAGCTTTACGACTCGGTCGACCTCTACTTCCTGCAGTCGCAAAGCTTGGAACAGGCGCTCTTCGACAACAAAGAAGACTACGCGCTCCGCTTCCTGTTGGCGTACCACTACGTGCTGCAGGGGAACTTTCACGATGCGAAGGGGCTGTTGACCACCCTCTACGTCGCGAATCCCAACGACGAAGTGGTCAAAAACTTCCTGCTCGCAGTTCGCAATTCCTAGCGGGATTGCGAGACTAAGGGGTACGTGACGACGCCGGGTTCCAGGGCGTAACGTCCCATAATTGCGTCGTTGCACTCGGTGCAGACGAAACCTCGTTCTTGGCCGTCGTGCGTGCCGCGATGCGCATGTTCAACGACGCAGTCGGCCAGGTCGATAATTTCGCGCACGGCAAGCAGGTCGAGAAAGCAGTCGAAATAGACCCATTCTCGGCAATTTTGCGACCAAGCCGCGCCGCGATACGTTTCGCGAATGTCGCTGGCCAGAATCGCCTCTTCCAGAGGACGGAGATGCTCGCAGGTCATCGTTAAAAACGATCTTCGAAGGTTGGAATGGAGAGGAAGGGAGAAGTTGTGATTATGCGATTCTCGCATGAAGTGAAAAGGGTACGAACGCCAGCTTCACACGACCTGAACATTCGCCGATAGCCGCAACTTTGACACGTTGCCGGCGCTCGTCTATTCTCCAGACAATGCTTTGACGATTCCATCACCCTGCAGAGTTCCTTCCAATGAAACGCCCCCTCGCGATTGTTGTTTCGCTCTCTCTCTTTAGTTTCGTGCTAGCGAACGAACCGGCGCCCCCGAAGACGCAGCAATTGCAGCCGACGAAGCTGATTTCCGCCGAGAAATTCGCAGATCAGTCCGCGTTCGGCGTCAAAGGAAAGCCCGGCGCCAATGGTTGGCGAGCCGGCATCGGCGAGTGGACGATCGTCGACGGCGCCGCCTACGAAAAATCGGAACGGCCGAGCGAAAAACGCCCGAACGGTCACGAAGCGGTCTGCGAGGTAGTGACCGATCTGGGGGATCTGGTCCTAACCGGCGAGTTCAAACTGGGTGATTCGCCGCAGGTTGGTTTTGTCTGCCGCGACACGAACCAGCCGAACCATCATCTCGGCCGCGTCGTCATCACCCCCAAGGCGATCTGGATTCAAAAGATGAGCGGCATCGCCAAGGAGACTCGCCGCGAAGAACTGACCCGCGTCGCCGCCGAGATCGATCCGAAGGCCTGGCACACCGTCACCGTGGAAGTGAGCGGCGACCGCTGGATCGCCCGGATCGACGACATCACCCTCGAAGCGCAGCACGAGCGGTTCGCCGATCGCAAAGGTCGCGTCGGGATGGTCGCTCGGGGCGACGGCGCCCAGTTCCGCAACTTGGCGCTGTGGGATGCGAAACAGCCCGAGGCCGCGAAATAGGTCTTCGCGCTTCCCAGGTAAGGAACAGCCTCATGGGAGAATACGCCGACAAACCTTGGTACCAGCAGCGCGTCGCCCAATGGATCGAGCGCTGCGGCGCGGTTCCTCCGCCGTGGGTTTATGCCGAACACTCTCATCCGTGCAGCATCCGCTGGCGGATGGGAGACGGAGAGACCCACTGCATGGTCTTTGGCGAGTGGTTCCACTCGAATTGCCCTACCGAAGCGGATCGAATTCTTTCGCCGTTGGCCTGCGCCTCCGCGCTGGATGGCGATCATGGCCGATTGGATCTGGGATCTGGAACCATGCGAAGGAGACGAGGATTTCGACTATACTCCTTACTTCCAAAAACTAACCGAACTGGACTTCGCCAGCGCAGACGATTACCAGCGCGACCTGGACGATGAAAAGTGGTTGGAATTGGACGGCTAGGACCGCTGTGGCCTGTCGGAATTTATCGCGTTAGTACAGGGTCTTTTTGCATGGCGATGATTGTTTGCCCCGGGTGTCACGAAGAGGTCGACGGAAACCTGGACGCTTGTCCGCAGTGCGGGCTT is a genomic window containing:
- a CDS encoding family 16 glycoside hydrolase; amino-acid sequence: MKRPLAIVVSLSLFSFVLANEPAPPKTQQLQPTKLISAEKFADQSAFGVKGKPGANGWRAGIGEWTIVDGAAYEKSERPSEKRPNGHEAVCEVVTDLGDLVLTGEFKLGDSPQVGFVCRDTNQPNHHLGRVVITPKAIWIQKMSGIAKETRREELTRVAAEIDPKAWHTVTVEVSGDRWIARIDDITLEAQHERFADRKGRVGMVARGDGAQFRNLALWDAKQPEAAK